In Accipiter gentilis chromosome 18, bAccGen1.1, whole genome shotgun sequence, the following are encoded in one genomic region:
- the DDX17 gene encoding probable ATP-dependent RNA helicase DDX17 isoform X2, which yields MRGFGDRGRDRDRGGFGASRGGPLPPKKFGNPGERLRKKKWDLNELPKFEKNFYVEHPEVARLTPYEVEELRRKKEITIRGMEGCPKPVFAFHQCSFPQYVMDALMDQNFTEPTPIQCQGFPLALSGRDMVGIAQTGSGKTLAYLLPAIVHINHQPYLERGDGPICLVLAPTRELAQQVQQVADDYGKCSRLKSTCIYGGAPKGPQIRDLERGVEICIATPGRLIDFLEAGKTNLRRCTYLVLDEADRMLDMGFEPQIRKIVDQIRPDRQTLMWSATWPKEVRQLAEDFLQDYVQINVGNLELSANHNILQIVDVCMESEKDHKLIQLMEEIMAEKENKTIIFVETKRRCDDLTRRMRRDGWPAMCIHGDKSQPERDWVLNEFRSGKAPILIATDVASRGLDVEDVKFVINYDYPNSSEDYVHRIGRTARSTNKGTAYTFFTPGNLKQARELIKVLEEANQAINPKLMQLVDHRGGGGGGGGRSRYRTSSSVNNPNLMYQEECDRRLRGVKEGRRDSGGFRDRERGDSYANGANKTYGSAYGSPNSAFGAAQSQYGYTQGSYGAAAYGTSGYGTAEYSASGYGASTTAATAGRTSQSTTQQQYAGMVGRSGQQPQPLMSQQFPQPPATNVMGYMGQTATYQYPPPPPPPPPSRK from the exons ATGAGGGGCTTCGGGGACCGGGGCCGCGACCGAGACCGCGGCGG GTTTGGAGCAAGTCGTGGAGGTCCTCTTCCTCCAAAGAAATTTGGTAATCCAGGGGAACGTTTACGTAAGAAAAAATGGGATTTAAATGAACTGCCCAAGTTTGAGAAGAATTTTTACGTGGAACATCCAGAAGTGGCCAGGCTTACTCCG TATGAAGTTGAAGAATTGcgaagaaagaaagagataacAATTCGAGGAATGGAGGGCTGCCCCAAGCCTGTGTTTGCCTTCCACCAGTGTAGCTTTCCAC AGTATGTGATGGATGCCTTGATGGACCAGAACTTCACAGAACCCACTCCAATTCAGTGCCAAGGCTTTCCACTAGCCCTCAGTGGTCGTGATATGGTGGGCATTGCACAGACTGGCTCTGGGAAGACACTAGCA TACTTGTTGCCTGCAATTGTTCACATCAACCACCAGCCATATTTGGAGAGAGGGGATGGCCCAATT TGTCTGGTTCTAGCACCTACTAGAGAGTTGGCCCAGCAAGTGCAGCAGGTTGCTGATGATTACGGCAAATGCTCAAGACTGAAGAGTACCTGCATATACGGAGGAGCACCCAAAGGTCCTCAAATCAGAGATCTGGAAAGAG GTGTGGAGATCTGCATTGCTACACCAGGTCGCTTGATTGACTTCCTTGAGGCAGGAAAGACCAACCTTCGTCGGTGCACGTACCTGGTGCTCGATGAAGCAGACAGGATGTTGGACATGGGGTTTGAACCCCAAATTCGTAAAATTGTTGACCAGATAAGG cCTGACAGACAGACTCTGATGTGGAGTGCCACCTGGCCAAAAGAAGTGCGCCAGCTTGCCGAGGACTTCCTGCAGGACTATGTTCAGATCAATGTAGGAAACTTGGAGCTGAGTGCCAACCACAATATCCTGCAGATAGTGGATGTATGCATGGAAAGCGAGAAAGACCATAA ACTGATACAACTGATGGAAGAAATcatggcagagaaggaaaacaagactATCATCTTTGTGGAGACAAAGAGGCGATGTGATGATCTCACTCGAAGGATGCGCAGAGATGG TTGGCCAGCTATGTGTATCCATGGAGACAAGAGTCAGCCAGAACGAGATTGGGTGCTTAATG AGTTTCGTTCTGGAAAGGCTCCTATCCTCATTGCTACCGACGTTGCATCTCGTGGGCTAG ACGTGGAAGATGTTAAATTTGTGATAAACTACGACTATCCGAACAGCTCTGAAGATTACGTGCACCGTATTGGCCGTACCGCACGTAGTACCAACAAAGGTACTGCCTACACCTTCTTCACACCAGGAAACCTGAAACAAGCCAGGGAGCTTATCAAAGTGTTGGAAGAAGCCAATCAAGCCATCAATCCAAAACTGATGCAGCTTGTGGACcacagaggaggaggtggtggtggtggag GTCGTTCTCGTTACCGAACGAGCAGTTCGGTAAACAACCCTAACCTGATGTACCAGGAAGAGTGTGACAGGAGGCTCCGGGGAGTGAAAGAGGGCCGGAGAGACTCAGGTGGCTTCAGAGACCGTGAGCGTGGTGACAGTTATGCCAACGGAGCCAACAAGACCTATGGCAGTGCCTACGGGAGCCCAAATTCTGCTTTTGGGGCAGCACAGAGCCAGTATGGTTACACTCAAGGGAGCTATGGAGCAGCTGCCTATGGCACGAGTGGCTATGGCACTGCAGAGTACAGTGCTAGTGGCTATGGTGCCAGCACCACAGCTGCCACCGCTGGGAGAACCTCACAGAGCACTACCCAACAGCAGTATGCAGGGATGGTGGGGCGCTCGGGCCAGCAGCCACAGCCGCTCATGTCACAACAGTTTCCGCAGCCCCCTGCCACTAACGTGATGGGCTATATGGGACAGACTGCCACCTACCAGTatccaccccctcccccaccccctcccccctcacGCAAATGA
- the DDX17 gene encoding probable ATP-dependent RNA helicase DDX17 isoform X1, which yields MRGFGDRGRDRDRGGFGASRGGPLPPKKFGNPGERLRKKKWDLNELPKFEKNFYVEHPEVARLTPYEVEELRRKKEITIRGMEGCPKPVFAFHQCSFPQYVMDALMDQNFTEPTPIQCQGFPLALSGRDMVGIAQTGSGKTLAYLLPAIVHINHQPYLERGDGPICLVLAPTRELAQQVQQVADDYGKCSRLKSTCIYGGAPKGPQIRDLERGVEICIATPGRLIDFLEAGKTNLRRCTYLVLDEADRMLDMGFEPQIRKIVDQIRPDRQTLMWSATWPKEVRQLAEDFLQDYVQINVGNLELSANHNILQIVDVCMESEKDHKLIQLMEEIMAEKENKTIIFVETKRRCDDLTRRMRRDGWPAMCIHGDKSQPERDWVLNEFRSGKAPILIATDVASRGLDVEDVKFVINYDYPNSSEDYVHRIGRTARSTNKGTAYTFFTPGNLKQARELIKVLEEANQAINPKLMQLVDHRGGGGGGGGGRSRYRTSSSVNNPNLMYQEECDRRLRGVKEGRRDSGGFRDRERGDSYANGANKTYGSAYGSPNSAFGAAQSQYGYTQGSYGAAAYGTSGYGTAEYSASGYGASTTAATAGRTSQSTTQQQYAGMVGRSGQQPQPLMSQQFPQPPATNVMGYMGQTATYQYPPPPPPPPPSRK from the exons ATGAGGGGCTTCGGGGACCGGGGCCGCGACCGAGACCGCGGCGG GTTTGGAGCAAGTCGTGGAGGTCCTCTTCCTCCAAAGAAATTTGGTAATCCAGGGGAACGTTTACGTAAGAAAAAATGGGATTTAAATGAACTGCCCAAGTTTGAGAAGAATTTTTACGTGGAACATCCAGAAGTGGCCAGGCTTACTCCG TATGAAGTTGAAGAATTGcgaagaaagaaagagataacAATTCGAGGAATGGAGGGCTGCCCCAAGCCTGTGTTTGCCTTCCACCAGTGTAGCTTTCCAC AGTATGTGATGGATGCCTTGATGGACCAGAACTTCACAGAACCCACTCCAATTCAGTGCCAAGGCTTTCCACTAGCCCTCAGTGGTCGTGATATGGTGGGCATTGCACAGACTGGCTCTGGGAAGACACTAGCA TACTTGTTGCCTGCAATTGTTCACATCAACCACCAGCCATATTTGGAGAGAGGGGATGGCCCAATT TGTCTGGTTCTAGCACCTACTAGAGAGTTGGCCCAGCAAGTGCAGCAGGTTGCTGATGATTACGGCAAATGCTCAAGACTGAAGAGTACCTGCATATACGGAGGAGCACCCAAAGGTCCTCAAATCAGAGATCTGGAAAGAG GTGTGGAGATCTGCATTGCTACACCAGGTCGCTTGATTGACTTCCTTGAGGCAGGAAAGACCAACCTTCGTCGGTGCACGTACCTGGTGCTCGATGAAGCAGACAGGATGTTGGACATGGGGTTTGAACCCCAAATTCGTAAAATTGTTGACCAGATAAGG cCTGACAGACAGACTCTGATGTGGAGTGCCACCTGGCCAAAAGAAGTGCGCCAGCTTGCCGAGGACTTCCTGCAGGACTATGTTCAGATCAATGTAGGAAACTTGGAGCTGAGTGCCAACCACAATATCCTGCAGATAGTGGATGTATGCATGGAAAGCGAGAAAGACCATAA ACTGATACAACTGATGGAAGAAATcatggcagagaaggaaaacaagactATCATCTTTGTGGAGACAAAGAGGCGATGTGATGATCTCACTCGAAGGATGCGCAGAGATGG TTGGCCAGCTATGTGTATCCATGGAGACAAGAGTCAGCCAGAACGAGATTGGGTGCTTAATG AGTTTCGTTCTGGAAAGGCTCCTATCCTCATTGCTACCGACGTTGCATCTCGTGGGCTAG ACGTGGAAGATGTTAAATTTGTGATAAACTACGACTATCCGAACAGCTCTGAAGATTACGTGCACCGTATTGGCCGTACCGCACGTAGTACCAACAAAGGTACTGCCTACACCTTCTTCACACCAGGAAACCTGAAACAAGCCAGGGAGCTTATCAAAGTGTTGGAAGAAGCCAATCAAGCCATCAATCCAAAACTGATGCAGCTTGTGGACcacagaggaggaggtggtggtggtggag GAGGTCGTTCTCGTTACCGAACGAGCAGTTCGGTAAACAACCCTAACCTGATGTACCAGGAAGAGTGTGACAGGAGGCTCCGGGGAGTGAAAGAGGGCCGGAGAGACTCAGGTGGCTTCAGAGACCGTGAGCGTGGTGACAGTTATGCCAACGGAGCCAACAAGACCTATGGCAGTGCCTACGGGAGCCCAAATTCTGCTTTTGGGGCAGCACAGAGCCAGTATGGTTACACTCAAGGGAGCTATGGAGCAGCTGCCTATGGCACGAGTGGCTATGGCACTGCAGAGTACAGTGCTAGTGGCTATGGTGCCAGCACCACAGCTGCCACCGCTGGGAGAACCTCACAGAGCACTACCCAACAGCAGTATGCAGGGATGGTGGGGCGCTCGGGCCAGCAGCCACAGCCGCTCATGTCACAACAGTTTCCGCAGCCCCCTGCCACTAACGTGATGGGCTATATGGGACAGACTGCCACCTACCAGTatccaccccctcccccaccccctcccccctcacGCAAATGA